In the genome of Bremerella sp. P1, the window CCAATCATCTGAAAAGCTACGACAACACGATCGTGAATCGAGCCGCCTACGTCCTGGCTGAGCTCGATTACCCGACGGCCGTGTTTCCGCTGGCAGGGGCCCTGCAAACGCAGCACCTGGCCTCGCATTCGTCGCGGTACACCTACTTCTACACGTCGCTGGCCCCGGAGAAGCGATTTGATATCGAAGGACCGAAAGCTTCGTATCGGATGCTAACGCTGGCCGAGTTTCTGGGGCGAAGTCGAAACGCCTACGATATCGTCCGGGTCCAGAATCAAGGGGTCCACCAAGCACTACGGCAGCTTTGTGATGGACAAGACTTCGGCTACAACCCGGACGCTTGGAAGGAATGGTACCAACAGGTCCATGCGCCGAAATCTCCGACGATTCGCCTAGCTCGGGAACAGTAGCTACTGCGCAGCGAGCGCAATCAGATCAGATTGTCGTGAATGGGAATCAAAGTTTCGTCGTAGATTCCTCTCAACGACGGGTCGGTCCATTTTCCCGCGAGTGATCCGTCTTTCTTGATTTTGTACGAGACAACTCCAATGGCCACGCCATTGGGGGTTTTCACCATCCAAGCAACGCTCAGGCGGTCTTCGTCAACGAATCCAATGCCGGAATACTTCGTTTTGCCGACGACCCAGTCGATCTTGTATCCCTTGTTCACCTTCTTAATCAGGACCTCGCCTGTGTACTGGGCTCCTTGGTCCGATGTTCCGATACAGCGATATCGGCCCGATAGATCGAGCTCCCCCTGATCGGCATAAGTAGCACTAGCAAAAAGAGTTACAACGAAGACCAGAGCAACAGACAAGCGATACATCGGGCACTACCTTTCGGTAAGACTCGGGCAATTTCGAGAAGACTCTCTAATGCACTTTACCACCCGCAGGCCTTGAGAAAAGCAATTTCGTCGAGAATGCCCGGCCGATCAGCCTTCCACGGCGTGCTCTTGCAGGTCTTCCAGGTCGATGAACTCGAGCGTCGAGATGTGAGTCGACTCGAGAACAACGGACGGCGCGACGCCTGCTTCCATCGCTTCTTTCCACCGCAAAGCGCATAAACACCAGCGGTTACCGGGTTTAAGGCCAGGGAAACCGAACTCGGGATGGGGTGTTGAGAGGTCGTTTCCGACGCTTTTGGAGAACTCCAGGAACTCGGCAGTCACTTGGCTGCAGACAATGTGCAGCCCCACGTCTTCGGCCCCGGTGTGGCAGCATCCGTCGCGAAAGAAGCCGGTCAGGGGGTCATGGCTGCAATCTTGCAGGTCGGTTCCGAGGACATTTTTCGCCATGACTTCTGCTGCCTTGAGATAGAGTGTAAGTAGGGCACTTACCGTGTGGTACGCGGTCATCTTAACATGACCTCCTCTGTCGCAAGTCCCCACCGCCCGGGAACTTACCCCAAATGGGCGGGACCGTGCTCAAAACTTGCAATCTGGGAGCAGGCGAACTACCATACCGGTGAGCCGTGGTCCTATTTCAGGGACGATAACAATGGCCTGATGCCCTCACTGCAAGGGGCAAAAGGTTCTCTTCAAGGACGAAGGACAGGTTGTCAGTGATTCAGCTGAATCAATGGGAACCAAGAGATCCATTTTCCCACGAGCACGTCCACTTCCCAACAAATCTCATGAACTTAGCGCCCCTCGAGCGCGGCCAACCGATCGGTACCAGGGAGTTTATATTGATGACGAGGAACGTTATCGCCTGCGGGCTACTGTCCTGCCTGAGCCTGCTTCTGACTGCATGTGCGACCCAAGAGGCAGCGGCGCAAGACACCGTTCTCATCGATCTGTATGGTCGCGGTGTGCACGCTTACAACCGAGGCGACTACCTGGAGGCGGAAAAGCTTCTGGATGCCGTCATTGCCGAAGGCACTTCGGATCCCCGTGCTTACTACTTCCTGGGTCTGACCAACTACAAACTTGGTAACGATGACGAGGCGAAAGCCGACTTCACCAAGGGTGCTGAGTTGGAACTCGACCGCAGCCAAGTCTATCCAGTCGGCAAGGCACTCGAACGCGTCCAGGGTTCCGAGCGTCTGATGTTGGAAGACTACCGCAACAAGGTTCGGACCGAGGTCTACCTGAAGAAGAAAGAACGTCAACGAGCACGTTACGAAGAGCTTAAGCGAGCTGAGGACGAAGTTTTGCGAAATCGTCAACAGCGTGCTTCGACGCAGCCGGTCGTACCTGTTCCGTCGGAAGACGAAACCGATCCATTCGGCTCGCCTGGTGCCGCGACCACTCCGATGACGCCTGCTCCGATTCCTCAGCCTAGTCCAATCGAACCAGAAGTAACCGAAGATCCATTCGGTGGAACTTCGCCTCCGGGATCGCCTACCAATCCTGCACCGGCCAGCCCGATGGCTGCACCGACCGATACGGCTGACCCATTCGGTGCCGCTCCGACGACGCCGACCGACGATCCGTTCGGTGCCGCACCGATGCCGGAGATGACCCAGCCAGCGGCCGATCCGTTTGGTGCCGCTCCGGCTCCTTCGGCCACGACTCCTAGCGACGACCCATTCGGCGCTGCCCCAACTACACCGAATGACGATCCGTTTGGTGCCGTCCCTGCTCCGACAGCGCCCGCTGCGGATCCATTCGGCGCCGCTCCGATGCCAGAAATGACCGAAGACCCATTCGGTGGAACGTCGCCTCCAGGTTCGGCCACGAATCCTGCACCGGCCAGCCCGACCGAAGCACCCACCGATTTCGCGGAACCCTTCGGAGCTGCACCGGCTCCTGGTGCTGGGACCGACGGCAAACCGAATCCGGTTTCCGCCGCTTTTGGTGCTCTGGGTAGTGCGTTGATTCCGAGTGTGAAAGTTCCTTCCGTGCCTGGCATGGGACCTCCTTCCGGAGAATCAACACCTGGCGCGATGCCAGCTGACGACGATCCATTTGGTGGTCAACCCGCTCCGGGAGCTGACCCATTCGGTGCCGACCCAAGCATGAACGAACAACCGTTTGGTGTTCCTTCCGCCGCTCCATCGAACACGGTTCCCAGTGACGATCCGTTCGGTGCTGAACCAGTCCCAGAAATGATTGAAGATCCATTCGGTGGAACGTCGCCTCCAGGATCGCCCACGAATCCTGCACCGGCCAGCCCGACCGAAGCACCCACCAATACCGATCCGTTCGGAGCAGCGCCTCCCGCAGGTAACGATCCCTTCGGAGCCCCTCCGGCAACCGAGCCAGCTGCGGATCCTTTCGGCGAAGCTCCGGTTCCCAAACCGATGACTGAGCCCAGCGACGATCCTTTTGGCGCCGCTCCAGCTCCTGCCCCATCGAACGATCCGTTCGGTGCGAGCGAACCAGCTGCCGATCCTTTCGGTAACTAGAAACAACTTGGACGAGACAACTTGATCTCGCACACGCGGAACTTCGGTTGCGTTTTTCCTTGACGCACCGTCGTTCCGTTTCGGACAATAAGTCCGAACCTTATCCCGCCCCACCCTGCCGCCGTCAGAGGCGGTCTTGCCAAAACGACAAGGAACCCACCTGATGGTGCGCTCTTCAGTGCTGATTGGTCTCGCGCTCGTCTGTTGTCTAACCTCGCAGGCTCTTGCTGCCCCGCAGATTGATATCGCCTCGCTTCGCGGTCTAACGATCGGGCAAACAACACGTCTGACCCTTCGCGGCAAGCAGCTGGGGCCTAACCCGGAAGTGAAGCTCGACTTCCCGGCAGCGGCGATTCGCATCTTGCCTGAGTCCAACGCCGAACGATTGGAACTCGAGATCGATCTAGCAGCCGAGGTCCAGCCGAAGCATGGTCACCTGCGGGTTGCTTCCGCGACAGGAATCAGCGCACCGATTACGCTCGGAATCGACCAACTCCCCGAGGCCGTCTTCAGCGAGAAGATCGAATCCCTTCCGATCGCACTCAGCGGGAACCTATCCGGCTCGCAGCTTTTATCGACCACCTTCAGCGGCAAAGCAGGTCAGCTGGTGATTGCGGAGGTCGAAGCCCAACGCCTGGGAAGCAAACTACAGCCGCTGGTTAGCATTGTCGATCAGCGTGGCACGCAGCTGGCCTATTCCTCACGTGAAGTCACCCTGCAAGGCGATGCCCGCGTCGAAGTCAAACTACCGGCCGATGGTATCTACACAATCCGGCTGCAAGACGCCCTCTTTAAAGGAACTGCACCGGGGCACTTTCGTTTGAAGGTCGGGCAGTTCGAGTACACCGATCTGGAATTACCACTGGCGGTAAGCTCCTGGCGAATCAAACATGGGTTCGGAGGTGAAGGGGAAGAATTTGGGGAACGGCACGGGTTCGACAACCCAAACCCAGGTTTCGAATTGCCTAAGCATAACGTCTACGTCAGTGGTATTCCCGAGGCGACCATCTGGCCGGATGATAACTCTCTCGAGGACTCCATTTGGGCCGCACCGATCGGTATCAATAGCGTTCTTTCTGAACCTAAAGAGAAGGACGCATTTCTCATCGATGTGACCCCCGGCACGAAGTACCGAGCGGAAGTCTTTGCCCAGCGGCTCCATTCCCCAGTCGATGCCGTGCTGGAAATTCGCAAGCCCGATGGCGGCATGCTGGCCAGCTCGGACGACCAAGGGAACACGCCAGATCCGGCCGCTACATTTGATGTTCCCAAAGGGGTGAACCAAGTGAGTGTTTCCGTGCACGATGTCACGCGTGCTGGCGGTCCGCTGCACTTGTATCGCATCGCGGTCACCCCGGCAAATCACGCCGACTTTCATGTGCACATCCCGAGTCCGGCCATCAACATCCCTGCCGGCGGAAGCGCGGTGATGGAAGTCATCGCTCAGCGACGCGGATTCGGGGGACCAATCGCGTTGGCCTTCCCGCAACTGCCGGAAGGCGTTCAAGTCTCGCTCAACGAAATTCCCGCTGGCGCGGATCGAGCACTGGTGACCTTCACGGCTTCGGCCGAAGCGAAGCAGTCTGCTGTCGTTCCGGTCATGGGAAAAGCCAAAGCGAAAGAGCAGGAAGTTTTGCGCGTCGCTGCCGTAGGCACCGACGCTGGCGGATTTGGGTTGGTAGCTTCCGAAGAGAACCTCGGCATCGGCATCCTTCAAAATCCAAAGCTAACGCTGGCCTATGGTGTTACCCCAGCACCTACCGCCCTGGCCCTGGGGCAACCGATATCGCTGGCCGTGAAGGTCCAGCGCGGTGAAGGCCAGACAGGACCGGTTCGGTTTTCGCTCGTCACCTCGCAGGTAATTCCCCAGGACAAAGGGAAGCCTGATATGTCGAAGGCGATCAAGCTGGAAGGCAACCCGATCCTCGCTGCCGATCAATCGGAAATGACGCTTGTGCTAACGGCTCCCCAAGAGCTGAAAGACATTGCCTGGGACGTTGCCGTGAAGGGTGAGCTTCTGTCGGATGACAAAAAGCAAGTCAAAGCGTCGGCCACGACACAGGCAGCTCGCATGACGATGGGCTCGCCTATCTTTTTGGCCCTGACCGGCGAATCGATCGTGCGGCTGAAGGGGAAGATCTCTCGGGCAGGCGGTTTCAAAGAAGCCGTCACGATTGTGACCGAAGGGCTTCCCAAGGAAGCAAAAGCGGCTCCCGTCGAGGTTGCGGCCGATAAATCGGACTTCGTTGTGGAAATCACGCTGCCGCCTGGGATCCAAGCAAAGCAGCTGGCGGGCGTGAAATTAGTCGCCAAAACGAAGCGTAACGGGGAAGATGCCACCAGTAATTCGGTGGCCATAAAGTTGGAAACCGGCACGAAATAACTTTCGCCCCTCTCTGGACGGGAAATTGCGGGATTGGGCTCAATTGGGCCGGTAAACGATCTCTATCCTGCCTATACTAAGTGATTCGTCGGCACCCCCCGCCTTTGATTCAGGGTGCTACGTTCACAATACGAGCACGCTTAGCCCCTAATGATTGAGCGGCTCGTTCGCGATGGGTATTCGATTTCAAGAGAGACAAACCGTATGCACAAGTTTGCTTTGACCTTGGCCGTGGCAGCTACCATGGTTGTGTCCGCGTCAGCCGCAGAAGTGGTTGGCATCAGCCCCAACAAACCCGAGTCGGGACCATACGTGAAGATCGATAGCGGCTTCATGGTTCCCTACGAAATCACGATCCCCGGTACCGAAGCCAAGCTGAAGATGATTCCGATTCCAGGCGGCACGTTCAAGCTGGGCAGCCCTGAATCCGAAGCTGGTCATACAGCAGCTGAAGCTCCTCAGATCGAAGTGGAAGTTCCTCCGTTCTGGATGGCTGAACACGAAACGACCTGGAAGCAGTACAAGCCGTACATGGAACTGTACGAGTCCTTCAAGGAATTCCAGGCTGGTGGCGTTCGTGCCGTGACCGATGAAAACCGCATCGACGCGATCACCGCCCCTACTCCGCTTTATGAACCGAGCTTCACCTACGAGCACGGCGAAGATCCAGAACTGCCAGCGGCAACCATGACGAACTACGCAGCTCGTCAGTACACCAAGTGGCTTAGTGGCGTCACTGGTAACCAGTACCGCCTGCCAAGTGAAGCTGAATGGGAATACGCCGCTTTGGGTGGGGCCGACACGGCTTACCACTTTGGTGATGACCCAGCCAAGCTGGAAGAGTATGCCTGGTTCGTCGATAACTCGGACGAAGAACCTCACCTGGTTAAGGGCAAGAAGCCGAATCAGTATGGCCTGTACGACATGCACGGCAACATGTGGGAATGGGTTCTCGATCAGTACAGCGAAGAAGGTTTCGCTCGCCTGGAAGGTAAGAAGCTCAAAGCCCTCGACACGGTTGCCTGGCCGAACGAACCAGAACCGTTGATGGTCAAAGGTGGCGGCTGGGATGACGACGCCGAGCACGTTCGTGCTGCCGCGAAGATGGGTAGCGAGGACGAAGACTGGAAAGAAGAAGACCCCAACATTCCGCTGAGCCCATGGTGGTTCACCAGCTATCCATCGACGATGGTTGGGTTCCGCGTGATTCGTCCATTGGAAGAACTGCCCAAGAAGGAAGCGGCCAAGTTCTATGTGCCTGAAATCGAGTTCCTGAATCTCGATGTCAGCGACCGTCTGCTCGAAGGACGTGGTGTCCTCGGCCTGGTCGATCCGGAATTGCCGGCTGCTCTGAAGGAAGACAAGTAAGCTTCCTGATCAATGAATCCACAAGCCCTCTTCCACTTAGTGAAAGAGGGCTTTTTTGTGGTTCGATTAATACTTGAACTGGTTCACTAGCGTGTGCAGCGTGGTGGCCAGTCCCGATAGATCTCGACCGGCTGCCTTGGCTTGATCGGCACTTCCGGCCGTCTGCTTCGATTGCTCGTCCACGCGAGTGATATTCTGAGCGAT includes:
- a CDS encoding DUF2237 family protein → MTAYHTVSALLTLYLKAAEVMAKNVLGTDLQDCSHDPLTGFFRDGCCHTGAEDVGLHIVCSQVTAEFLEFSKSVGNDLSTPHPEFGFPGLKPGNRWCLCALRWKEAMEAGVAPSVVLESTHISTLEFIDLEDLQEHAVEG
- a CDS encoding tetratricopeptide repeat protein; amino-acid sequence: MTRNVIACGLLSCLSLLLTACATQEAAAQDTVLIDLYGRGVHAYNRGDYLEAEKLLDAVIAEGTSDPRAYYFLGLTNYKLGNDDEAKADFTKGAELELDRSQVYPVGKALERVQGSERLMLEDYRNKVRTEVYLKKKERQRARYEELKRAEDEVLRNRQQRASTQPVVPVPSEDETDPFGSPGAATTPMTPAPIPQPSPIEPEVTEDPFGGTSPPGSPTNPAPASPMAAPTDTADPFGAAPTTPTDDPFGAAPMPEMTQPAADPFGAAPAPSATTPSDDPFGAAPTTPNDDPFGAVPAPTAPAADPFGAAPMPEMTEDPFGGTSPPGSATNPAPASPTEAPTDFAEPFGAAPAPGAGTDGKPNPVSAAFGALGSALIPSVKVPSVPGMGPPSGESTPGAMPADDDPFGGQPAPGADPFGADPSMNEQPFGVPSAAPSNTVPSDDPFGAEPVPEMIEDPFGGTSPPGSPTNPAPASPTEAPTNTDPFGAAPPAGNDPFGAPPATEPAADPFGEAPVPKPMTEPSDDPFGAAPAPAPSNDPFGASEPAADPFGN
- a CDS encoding formylglycine-generating enzyme family protein, whose amino-acid sequence is MHKFALTLAVAATMVVSASAAEVVGISPNKPESGPYVKIDSGFMVPYEITIPGTEAKLKMIPIPGGTFKLGSPESEAGHTAAEAPQIEVEVPPFWMAEHETTWKQYKPYMELYESFKEFQAGGVRAVTDENRIDAITAPTPLYEPSFTYEHGEDPELPAATMTNYAARQYTKWLSGVTGNQYRLPSEAEWEYAALGGADTAYHFGDDPAKLEEYAWFVDNSDEEPHLVKGKKPNQYGLYDMHGNMWEWVLDQYSEEGFARLEGKKLKALDTVAWPNEPEPLMVKGGGWDDDAEHVRAAAKMGSEDEDWKEEDPNIPLSPWWFTSYPSTMVGFRVIRPLEELPKKEAAKFYVPEIEFLNLDVSDRLLEGRGVLGLVDPELPAALKEDK